The Asticcacaulis excentricus CB 48 genome includes a window with the following:
- a CDS encoding SGNH/GDSL hydrolase family protein, whose product MTAIDRRALLGGIAAGAGLVSLPASAAAMSFGAWVGAWASAQMVPNPDTTLPPEIASDVTIRQIVRLTQGGRQFRVRLSNVFGTKPLKIGAAHAAISADQMTSRIDPATARGLTFGGRTAITIPAGAEYVSDPVIMIVKPFTDLTLSLYLPEAASPQTSHPGARMVSYFAKGNRVVEASLDGARTMERWFHVSGIDVWTGQGAASIVALGDSITDGYGVKPGMNARWTDQLARRLQADARTRHLSVLNAGIGGGRILNDGSGPNAMARFERDVLSQTGVKFLVILEGVNDLGTLTKDAPVSAAAHAQLVEDMINAYQQMIRRARERGIKVIGATILPFMGFSLYHPDAQNEADRQAVNRWIRTSGAFDAVIDFDRIMADPADPTRLKPDYDSGDHIHPSIAGYKVMGDAVDLKLFQ is encoded by the coding sequence ATGACCGCCATTGACCGCCGCGCCCTGCTGGGGGGGATCGCCGCCGGTGCCGGGCTTGTCAGCCTGCCGGCTTCCGCGGCGGCCATGTCTTTCGGCGCGTGGGTCGGCGCCTGGGCCTCGGCGCAGATGGTCCCCAATCCCGACACCACCCTGCCGCCGGAAATCGCCTCGGATGTGACCATCCGTCAGATCGTGCGCCTTACGCAAGGCGGGCGGCAATTCAGGGTGCGCCTGTCCAATGTCTTCGGCACCAAGCCGCTGAAGATCGGCGCGGCCCATGCGGCGATTTCGGCGGATCAGATGACCTCGCGCATCGACCCGGCCACTGCGCGCGGCCTGACCTTCGGTGGCCGCACCGCCATCACCATTCCCGCAGGAGCGGAGTATGTGTCCGATCCCGTGATCATGATCGTTAAGCCCTTCACCGACCTGACCCTGTCGCTGTACCTGCCCGAAGCCGCCTCGCCTCAGACCAGCCATCCCGGCGCGCGCATGGTCTCCTACTTCGCCAAGGGGAACCGTGTGGTGGAGGCGTCTTTGGACGGTGCGAGGACCATGGAGCGCTGGTTCCATGTTTCGGGCATCGATGTGTGGACCGGACAGGGCGCGGCGTCGATTGTGGCCTTAGGCGACTCCATCACCGACGGCTATGGCGTCAAGCCGGGCATGAATGCGCGCTGGACCGACCAGCTAGCGCGGCGGCTTCAAGCCGATGCGCGCACGCGACACCTTTCGGTGCTCAATGCCGGGATTGGTGGCGGGCGCATCCTCAATGACGGCTCAGGGCCCAATGCTATGGCGCGGTTTGAGCGCGATGTGCTGAGCCAGACGGGGGTGAAGTTTCTGGTCATCCTGGAAGGGGTCAACGACCTCGGCACCCTGACCAAAGACGCCCCGGTTAGCGCTGCCGCTCACGCGCAACTCGTCGAAGACATGATCAACGCCTATCAGCAGATGATCCGCCGGGCGCGGGAACGCGGCATCAAAGTCATCGGCGCGACCATCCTGCCCTTTATGGGTTTTTCGCTCTATCACCCCGACGCGCAGAACGAGGCCGACCGTCAGGCGGTCAATCGCTGGATACGCACCTCAGGGGCGTTTGATGCGGTGATTGACTTCGACCGGATCATGGCCGATCCGGCGGACCCGACGCGCCTTAAACCCGACTACGATTCCGGCGACCATATCCACCCGTCGATCGCGGGCTATAAGGTGATGGGCGATGCGGTGGATTTGAAGCTGTTCCAATAG
- a CDS encoding MerR family transcriptional regulator — translation MSAYTVKQFSDLARVSVRTLHHYDEIGLLKPAYVGDNGYRSYERPQWLRLKQILLYREMGLSLEDIAAIST, via the coding sequence GTGAGCGCCTATACCGTCAAACAATTTTCCGATCTGGCCCGTGTCTCGGTGCGTACCTTGCACCATTACGACGAGATCGGCCTGCTGAAACCCGCCTATGTCGGCGATAATGGCTATCGCTCTTACGAGCGACCCCAATGGCTGCGCCTGAAACAGATCCTGCTGTACCGTGAAATGGGTCTGAGTCTCGAAGACATCGCCGCGATTTCGACTTGA
- a CDS encoding MmcQ/YjbR family DNA-binding protein: MLTFERVKEIVLAYPDTEETTSWDARSFKVNGKVILFWNPTHDAPVFKVSFEERDFLLEVDPDTFFTTDHHRPWPLILARPARVDMDWVKANIDQVWRAQVKKRTLKAWDGASLQA, translated from the coding sequence ATGCTGACGTTTGAACGGGTGAAAGAGATTGTTCTGGCCTATCCGGACACCGAAGAAACGACGTCCTGGGACGCTCGGTCGTTCAAGGTTAATGGCAAGGTGATCCTCTTCTGGAATCCGACCCACGATGCGCCGGTGTTCAAGGTGTCGTTTGAGGAGCGCGACTTTCTGCTGGAGGTCGATCCCGACACGTTTTTCACCACGGACCATCATCGGCCGTGGCCGCTCATACTGGCGCGCCCCGCCCGCGTCGATATGGACTGGGTGAAAGCCAATATCGACCAGGTGTGGCGCGCACAGGTGAAGAAACGCACGCTGAAAGCGTGGGATGGGGCCTCGTTGCAGGCCTGA